In Corylus avellana chromosome ca2, CavTom2PMs-1.0, the following proteins share a genomic window:
- the LOC132173073 gene encoding gamma-soluble NSF attachment protein: MAGSDLEKLIIKADKLTKLSLTRWSADWKSATQLYEQAANGFRLAKQYEKAKTAFEKASKGQEMLSSPWDAAKHMESAAALAKELGNFSEVADFYRRASELYTVCGRPQPASDALAKGARALEDAVPDEAIQLYTDACSILEEDGKEQMAFDLYRAATCVYIKLEKYTDAATFLLRWGLAADKCNATNSQCKAYLSSIIVYLYAHDFKQAEKCYNDCSQIDVFLGSDQGRCASKLLSAYSEGDIEEIKRLGQSSTVSNLDHVIIRLARKLPTGEVSALKSDAMGEQEEALDENDLT; the protein is encoded by the exons ATGGCCGGTTCCGATCTCGAGAAGTTGATAATCAAAGCCGACAAACt AACAAAGCTCAGTCTTACAAGGTGGAGTGCTGATTGGAAAAGTGCTACTCAGTTGTATGAGCAGGCTG CTAATGGGTTTAGGCTCGCCAAGCAGTATGAGAAAGCAAAAACAGCATTTGAGAAAGCTTCGAAAGGACAAGAGATGCTTTCTTC ACCCTGGGACGCTGCTAAGCATATGGAATCTGCTGCTGCTCTAGCAAAGGAACTAGGCAATTTCAGTGAAGTTGCTGATTTCTATAGAAGGGCATCTGAGCTATACACTGTCTGTGGGAGACCACAACCTGCATCAGATGCACTTGCTAAGGGTGCCCg TGCTCTTGAAGATGCTGTGCCTGATGAAGCTATTCAACTTTACACTGATGCTTGTTCTATTCTTGAAGAGGATGGGAAGGAACAAATGGCCTTTGATCTATATCGTGCTGCAACATGTGTTTATATAAAACTTGAGAA GTATACAGATGCTGCCACTTTCCTTTTGAGATGGGGCTTAGCAGCTGATAAATGCAATGCTACCAATAGCCAATGCAAG GCATACCTTAGCTCAATTATTGTTTACCTCTACGCACATGACTTCAAGCAAGCAGAGAAGTGCTATAATGACTGTTCTCA GATCGATGTGTTTTTGGGAAGTGACCAGGGCCGTTGTGCTAGTAAGCTTCTTTCTGCTTATTCAGAAGGTGACATTGAAGAAATCAAACGTCTGGGTCAGTCAAGCACTGTTTCTAATCTTGACCATGTG ATCATCAGGCTTGCTAGGAAACTGCCTACCGGCGAAGTTAGTGCTCTAAAGAGTGATGCTATGGGAGAGCAAGAAGAGGCACTGGATGAAAATGACCTCACTTAA
- the LOC132171499 gene encoding uncharacterized protein LOC132171499 yields the protein MARRRAKKTVKKLPSSPVNDVNGAMEAQIDKEQAAFTDQEVERQSAAIRAIRDVEIEHLLTEVRLLRSYFSEEQLQTSAQNFFKENLPNLLVVRNEGNRQFEMQWNNEDGNLPMNQGDGSDIHTSLLRRLSMAYPDCSAAIASLGGFQFSSKAVKTSLVGAANLQISDFVLEEPSDTQLLGMQDGLQTPGVSSQRLSVGMTPKTLRLPKPGEMLLSVHGSPLGVYKEDNMEAINESEEG from the exons ATGGCAAGACGAAGAGCCAAGAAAACTGTCAAGAAATTACCGTCGTCTCCTGTGAATGATGTAAACGGTGCAATGGAGGCCCAAATTGATAAGGAACAAGCTGCTTTTACAGATCAagaag ttgAGCGACAAAGTGCTGCGATTAGGGCTATTCGTGATGTGGAAATTGAACATTTGCTGACCGAAGTGCGTTTGCTTCGCTCTTATTTCAGTGAGGAACAACTGCAAACTTCAGCTCAaaattttttcaaagaaaaccTTCCGAATCTTTTAGTTGTTCGAAATGAAGGAAACAGACAATTTGAAATGCAATGGAACAATGAAGACGGTAATTTGCCCATGAACCAAGGTGATGGAAGCGACATTCACACGTCTCTTCTGCGCCGCTTGTCCATGGCTTATCCAGACTGCTCTGCTGCTATTGCATCTTTGGGTGGCTTTCAGTTTTCGAGCAAAGCAG TGAAGACAAGCCTTGTAGGTGCTGCTAATCTGCAAATAAGTGACTTT GTTTTGGAGGAGCCATCTGATACTCAGTTGCTTGGGATGCAAGATGGTCTACAAACTCCTGGG GTGAGTAGCCAAAGGCTGTCTGTTGGGATGACACCGAAAACACTGAGGTTGCCTAAGCCTGGTGAGATGCTTTTATCTGTCCATGGCTCACCCCTTGGTGTCTACAAGGAAGATAACATGGAAGCCATAAATG AGTCAGAAGAGGGCTGA
- the LOC132171829 gene encoding LOW QUALITY PROTEIN: glutathione hydrolase 1-like (The sequence of the model RefSeq protein was modified relative to this genomic sequence to represent the inferred CDS: deleted 1 base in 1 codon), whose translation MASTSRLFLRPTITFLFFILLPPTSSLNSVSGPTKHRHEVIIAHHGAVATDDRRCSRIGMKVLREGGHAVDASVAAALCLGVVSPASSGIGGGAFMLLRLASGKAKAFDMRETAPLQASENMYAANATLKTEGALSIAVPGEIAGLHKAWKQHGRLPWKRLVRPAECLARLGFKISPYLHMQMVKTKSGILQEKGLRGIFTSNGSLLQLGDICHNKKLAQTLRTISKFGPVAFYNGSIGFNLVSDVQKVGGILTMKDLQRYRVKLKEPISANILGLKILGMPPPSGGPPVILMLNILAQYAIPSGISGSLGVHREIEALKHVFAVKMNLGDPDYVDVSKVLSDMLSPNFAKELKKTIYNNMTFDAGHYGGRWNQINDHGTSHISIIDRERNAVAMTSTVNSYFGSRILSPSTGILLNNEMDDFSIPMNVSAGLPPPAPSNFIKPGKRPLSSMAPTIVLKNEQLKAVVGASGGGMIIAGTAEILLNHFARGMDPFSSVMAPRVYHQLIPNVVYYENWTTVSGDHFEVPADIRAALRKKGHVLESLAGGTICQFIVQDVRTSSNENGGAGKLVAVSDPRKGGLPAGF comes from the exons ATGGCATCTACAT CTCGGTTGTTCTTACGTCCTACCATTACATTTCTCTTCTTTATATTGTTGCCTCCGACTTCAAGCCTTAATTCTGTCAGTGGTCCCACCAAACATAGACATGAGGTAATTATAGCACATCATGGTGCTGTTGCCACTGATGATCGCCGATGTTCCAGAATAGGGATGAAAGTTCTTCGTGAAGGAGGTCATGCCGTTGATGCGTCAGTGGCTGCTGCTCTTTGCTTGGGAGTCGTAAGTCCAGCATCAAGTGGCATTGGTGGAGGAGCCTTTATGCTTCTCAGGTTAGCCAGTGGGAAGGCA AAAGCCTTTGATATGAGAGAAACTGCCCCCTTGCAAGCTTCTGAG AATATGTATGCTGCCAATGCTACTTTGAAAACAGAAGGTGCCCTCTCCATAGCAGTTCCAGGGGAAATTGCGGGCCTTCACAAAGCTTGGAAACAACATGGAAGGCTTCCTTGGAAGAGGCTTGTAAGGCCAGCTGAGTGTCTTGCTCGTTTGGGATTTAAGATATCACCATATCTCCACATGCAGATGGTCAAAACAAAGTCAGGGATCTTACAAGAGAAGGGACTCCGTGGTATATTCACTTCAAACGGAAGTCTCTTACAGCTGGGTGATATCTGCCACAACAAGAAACTGGCACAGACACTAAgaacaatttcaaaatttggcCCAGTGGCCTTCTATAATGGTTCAATTGGATTCAATTTGGTTAGTGATGTTCAGAAGGTTGGAGGGATACTGACAATGAAGGACTTGCAAAGATATcgagttaaattgaaagaacCAATCTCTGCTAACATTTTAGGGCTTAAAATACTTGGCATGCCTCCTCCTTCAGGGGGTCCTCCAGTGATACTT ATGCTAAACATTCTTGCTCAATATGCAATCCCTTCGGGTATTTCTGGCTCCCTTGGAGTCCATCGAGAAATCGAAGCTTTGAAACATGTATTTGCTGTGAAGATGAATCTTGGTGATCCTGACTATGTTGATGTCTCCAAAGTTCTATCTGATATGCTTTCTCCTAATTTTGCCAAAGAGTTAAAGAAAACCATATATAACAATATGACATTTGATGCTGGACATTATGGTGGAAG ATGGAATCAGATCAATGATCATGGCACCAGTCATATATCCATCATAGATCGTGAGCGAAATGCTGTTGCCATGACTTCGACAGTGAACTCGTATTTTGGTTCTCGAATACTGTCACCAAGTACGGGGATACTCCTGAACAATGAAATGGATGATTTCTCCATTCCAATGAATGTTTCTGCAGGTCTTCCACCTCCAGCACCATCAAACTTTATCAAGCCTGGAAAAAGGCCATTATCATCCATGGCACCTACTATTGTCTTAAAG AATGAGCAACTGAAAGCTGTGGTAGGTGCTAGTGGGGGAGGCATGATTATTGCTGGAACTGCAGAGATTTTGTTAAATCATTTTGCCAGGGGAATGGATCCCTTCTCTTCTGTCATGGCACCGAGAGTCTATCACCAG ctGATACCTAATGTTGTATACTATGAGAACTGGACAACTGTGAGTGGCGACCACTTTGAAGTACCTGCTGATATCAGGGCAGCCCTTCGGAAAAAGGGTCATGTCCTAGAAAGCCTTGCTGGCGGGACTATTTGCCAGTTTATAGTTCAAGATGTAAGGACTTCTTCAAACGAAAATGGTGGCGCTGGAAAGCTTGTGGCCGTGAGTGACCCAAGAAAAGGTGGACTTCCTGCtggtttttga